The Chitinophagaceae bacterium genomic sequence GGGCAGGGAGCATTCATTAAGTCCTCATCGCTAATAGTACCGCAATGTCTTTTTGGAGCTGAAAGTCCAAATTTTTCAAGTTGTTTTAAACCTTTCTCGGTAACTTTATTTGTGTTCCAGGGTGTTTTCATGTCAATTATAACCGTAACATCCTCGAAGCCTGCCTTTTCTATCGTTTCCTGTATGTCTTTTTGCATATAATCAATGGCAGGGCAACCAACAAAAGTAGGCGTCATCCTGACCTCTACCTGATTGTTTTCAAGGATTTTGACACTTGAAATTACCCCTAAATCTACTAAAGAGATAAAAGGAATTTCAGGGTCTTTTACTTCTTCCAGTAATTC encodes the following:
- the paaJ gene encoding phenylacetate-CoA oxygenase subunit PaaJ yields the protein MKETESQIWELLEEVKDPEIPFISLVDLGVISSVKILENNQVEVRMTPTFVGCPAIDYMQKDIQETIEKAGFEDVTVIIDMKTPWNTNKVTEKGLKQLEKFGLSAPKRHCGTISDEDLMNAPCPNCKSENTDLISPFGPTLCRALFMCNNCNQSFEQF